Proteins from one Cicer arietinum cultivar CDC Frontier isolate Library 1 chromosome 3, Cicar.CDCFrontier_v2.0, whole genome shotgun sequence genomic window:
- the LOC101504139 gene encoding protein FANTASTIC FOUR 2, translating into MSSSNLCQALQSCLEPLVIEPRVLSLKLAPKGSPPSIEQEKALMKNNNECLKNDTKCDWSFLEALTKSDNVNEKVYVHPTVKRSSSMLSEKSLEMCTESLGSETGSNAGDSSEDVSFFSFETRNDANNMNNCVSSRRVNKVSNFPPPLTSITDFGGVHVRPYREGGRLILEAVASPSHTPYFHAERGDGRLRLSIFAYDGDDDYEGEEEEEEEEEEKEDDEKEGESEKENEVCDDEVNEKECVEKVEDEMGVTKFGRPRRCKESGNRDFFGDGYFEIPSISLCL; encoded by the coding sequence ATGTCTTCCTCAAATTTATGTCAAGCTTTGCAATCTTGTCTTGAACCTCTTGTGATTGAGCCACGTGTACTTAGTCTGAAATTAGCTCCAAAAGGGTCACCACCTTCCATAGAGCAAGAAAAAGCATTGATGAAGAACAACAATGAATGTTTAAAAAATGACACAAAATGTGATTGGAGTTTCCTTGAAGCTCTTACAAAAAGTGATAATGTAAACGAAAAAGTTTATGTTCACCCTACTGTAAAGCGTTCCTCTTCAATGCTAAGTGAAAAGAGCTTAGAAATGTGCACTGAAAGTCTTGGTAGTGAAACCGGTAGCAATGCTGGTGATAGTAGTGAAGATgtttcattcttttcttttgaaaCAAGAAATGATGCTAACAATATGAACAATTGTGTTTCTAGTAGAAGAGTGAATAAAGTTAGTAACTTTCCACCACCACTCACTTCAATAACTGATTTTGGTGGTGTTCATGTTAGGCCTTATCGTGAAGGTGGTAGGTTGATATTAGAAGCTGTTGCATCTCCTTCTCATACTCCTTATTTTCATGCAGAACGTGGTGATGGTAGGCTTAGGCTTAGTATTTTTGCTtatgatggtgatgatgattatgaaggagaagaagaagaagaagaagaagaagaagaaaaagaagatgatgaaaaaGAAGGTGAAAGTGAAAAGGAGAATGAAGTGTGTGATGATGAGGTGAATGAGAAAGAATGTGTTGAGAAGGTGGAAGATGAGATGGGTGTAACAAAGTTTGGAAGACCAAGAAGGTGCAAAGAAAGTGGGAATAGAGATTTTTTTGGTGATGGATACTTTGAGATTCCCTCTATTTCTCTATGTCtttga
- the LOC101504457 gene encoding uncharacterized protein encodes MGRRPKASNNNHMPGNAFPSKERFEPQKQQKQQVFSGNIRSPTKVLDSQLENPHPACSPLKHPNVSVAGAKKSLESKTPQEQMNQASKHQKKYATSTRKMSKHSITSVRRSDRIKSGVVKSANSKQGGVEHMVDVTVSDSEIDEPERHTEQVSLKPQLDTQVEQVQVLPQSNTQIKKVLPQLDGHAEQALPKQNAQIEQLLLVPEPEPTENISEKSLDEKVDYALQRIQAFDKIVELLKSKADGNVTSYEAPSMTVMAPISYRSMYIDSQKKLEALANENRQLTGQLENALGKIEMYENENRVLSELLEKLKDTANQQLSNLAKSTEAAVNASTLEIYHAYSASASKRKRIEGGNAA; translated from the exons ATGGGCCGAAGACCCAAAGCTTCCAACAACAATCACATG CCTGGAAATGCATTTCCTTCTAAGGAGAGATTCGAAccacaaaaacaacaaaaacaacagGTTTTCAGTGGAAATATAAGAAGTCCAACAAAGGTGTTAGACTCTCAACTTGAAAATCCACACCCTGCTTGTTCCCCTTTGAAGCATCCGAATGTGTCGGTGGCTGGAGCAAAGAAAAGTCTTGAAAGTAAAACACCACAAGAACAAATGAACCAGGCCAGTAAGCATCAAAAGAAGTATGCTACATCCACAAGGAAAATGTCCAAACACAGCATTACATCTGTGAGGCGGTCAGACCGCATTAAAAGTGGTGTTGTTAAATCCGCCAACTCAAAGCAGGGGGGTGTCGAACATATGGTGGACGTAACTGTTAGCGATAGTGAGATAGATGAACCAGAGAGACATACTGAGCAAGTATCGTTAAAGCCACAGCTTGATACTCAAGTTGAGCAAGTGCAAGTGTTGCCACAGTCAAATACTCAAATCAAGAAAGTACTACCACAGCTAGATGGTCATGCTGAACAAGCATTGCCAAAGCAAAATGCCCAAATTGAACAATTATTGCTGGTGCCTGAGCCTGAGCCTACAGAAAATATAAGTGAAAAGAGCTTGGATGAAAAAGTTGACTATGCCTTACAAAGAATACAAGCTTTTGATAAGATTGTAGAATTGTTGAAATCCAAG GCCGACGGAAATGTTACCTCATATGAAGCCCCGTCGATGACAGTCATGGCACCAATCAGTTACCGGAGTATGTACATTGATTCGCAGAAGAAG CTGGAAGCTTTAGCAAATGAAAATCGACAACTAACTGGACAATTGGAAAATGCTCTAGGAAAAATTGAAATG TATGAAAATGAGAATCGTGTTTTGAGTGAACTATTGGAGAAATTGAAAGATACCGCTAATCAACAGCTCTCAAATTTGGCAAAATCCACCGAAGCCGCTGTTAATGCATCAACTCTAGAAATCTACCATGCTTATTCAGCTTCTGCATCAAAAAGAAAGAGAATTGAAGGAGGCAATGCTGCTTaa
- the LOC101504778 gene encoding uncharacterized protein, with protein MTISLDSPSPLHINQDDNTNVVVNSSPLFSPSSDKRLWSTLRNRIDSLLDHNRQPNLPSTSAHTRLNEQGRRLKEDSLLLIRGFDSVAHTLSLLSNNLDNAIQGARELGNPPTLTDIFQSKIEKSENKEEEGSGEKQKEESKKGTKRKIDDFYEENVIESQNENGQKMHDRNIKKAKNLAVSMASKAASLARELKSIKSDLCFVQERCGLLEEENRRLRDGFAKGVRPEEDDLVRLQLEALLGEKARLANENANLMRENQCLHQLVEYHQHTSQDLSESYEHVIQGMCLDFSSPPPTIAEETRDEDDDDTNREEL; from the exons ATGACAATCTCGTTGGATTCTCCTTCTCCTCTTCACATCAACCAG GATGATAATACGAACGTTGTTGTTAATTCGTCACCTCTGTTTAGTCCATCTTCTGATAAACGATTATGGAGTACTCTCCGTAATAGAATCGACTCGCTTCTCGATCACAATCGTCAACCCAATCTTCCATCTACCTCTGCTCACACCCGTTTG AATGAACAAGGAAGACGGTTGAAGGAAGATTCGTTGTTGCTGATAAGAGGGTTTGATTCAGTTGCTCACACACTCTCTCTTTTGTCTAATAACTTAGACAATGCCATACag GGTGCTAGAGAATTGGGGAATCCACCCACATTAACTGATATATTCCAAagcaaaattgaaaaatcagaaaacaaaGAAGAAGAGGGTTCAGGAGAGAAACAGAAAGAGGAGTCAAAGAAAGGAACTAAAAGGAAAATAGatgatttttatgaagaaaatgTCATTGAGTCACAAAATGAAAATGGGCAAAAAATGCATGATAGGAACATCAAGAAAGCAAAAAAT CTTGCAGTTTCAATGGCATCTAAAGCAGCTTCACTTGCAAGAGAATTGAAGTCTATCAAGTCAGATCTGTGTTTTGTGCAAGAAAGATGTGGTCTGCTTGAAGAAGAGAACAGAAGACTACGTGATGGATTTGCTAAAGGAGTTAGGCCTGAGGAAGATGATTTG GTGAGGCTTCAGCTGGAAGCACTTCTTGGTGAGAAGGCAAGACTGGCCAATGAAAATGCAAATCTTATGAGAGAAAACCAATGCCTTCACCAGCTTGTGGAGTACCATCAACATACTTCACAAGACCTCTCTGAATCATATGAGCATGTCATCCAAGGAATGTGTTTGGACTTCTCATCTCCACCACCAACAATTGCTGAAGAGACAAgggatgaagatgatgatgacaCAAATAGAGAAGAACTATGA